In Primulina eburnea isolate SZY01 chromosome 3, ASM2296580v1, whole genome shotgun sequence, one DNA window encodes the following:
- the LOC140825127 gene encoding vacuolar protein sorting-associated protein 25 isoform X1 produces MQTLGEFILPHFFNYPPYFTLQPVKETREKQIQLWKELILDFCRTQKIFTVGLEEDFPLFSNPGIERSLSHEAREAFLSALVSEGRAEWLDKGHRKCLILWHRIQDWADLILRFVKDNGFEDSVMTVEEIRSGVESRGTELHGMDRTILMRALKQLEHKGKLAIFKGTSADEEGVKFSL; encoded by the exons ATGCAGACGTTGGGTGAATTCATACTTCCCCACTTCTTTAACTACCCTCCTTATTTCAC TTTGCAGCCGGTTAAAGAAACTAGGGAGAAGCAGATACAACTCTGGAAGGAGTTGATACTTGATTTCTGCAGAACTCAAAAAATCTTTACTGTTGGACTGGAAGAAGATTTCCCGTTGTTCAGTAATCCTGGTATTGAAA GATCTTTAAGTCATGAAGCCAGGGAGGCATTTCTGTCAGCCTTAGTTTCCGAAG GACGTGCAGAATGGTTAGATAAAGGTCACAGAAAATGTTTAATCCTTTGGCATCGGATCCAAGATTGGGCTGACTTGATATTGCGCTTC GTGAAGGATAATGGATTTGAGGACAGTGTCATGACGGTTGAGGAAATACGTTCAGGGGTCGAGTCTCGAGGGACAG AGCTTCATGGAATGGACCGCACAATTCTAATGCGAGCCTTGAAGCAGCTAGAGCATAAGGGGAAGCTTGCCATCTTCAAAGGAACGTCAGCAGACGAGGAGGGTGTTAAATTTTCGTTGTAA
- the LOC140825127 gene encoding vacuolar protein sorting-associated protein 25 isoform X3, which translates to MALQPVKETREKQIQLWKELILDFCRTQKIFTVGLEEDFPLFSNPGIERSLSHEAREAFLSALVSEGRAEWLDKGHRKCLILWHRIQDWADLILRFVKDNGFEDSVMTVEEIRSGVESRGTELHGMDRTILMRALKQLEHKGKLAIFKGTSADEEGVKFSL; encoded by the exons ATGGC TTTGCAGCCGGTTAAAGAAACTAGGGAGAAGCAGATACAACTCTGGAAGGAGTTGATACTTGATTTCTGCAGAACTCAAAAAATCTTTACTGTTGGACTGGAAGAAGATTTCCCGTTGTTCAGTAATCCTGGTATTGAAA GATCTTTAAGTCATGAAGCCAGGGAGGCATTTCTGTCAGCCTTAGTTTCCGAAG GACGTGCAGAATGGTTAGATAAAGGTCACAGAAAATGTTTAATCCTTTGGCATCGGATCCAAGATTGGGCTGACTTGATATTGCGCTTC GTGAAGGATAATGGATTTGAGGACAGTGTCATGACGGTTGAGGAAATACGTTCAGGGGTCGAGTCTCGAGGGACAG AGCTTCATGGAATGGACCGCACAATTCTAATGCGAGCCTTGAAGCAGCTAGAGCATAAGGGGAAGCTTGCCATCTTCAAAGGAACGTCAGCAGACGAGGAGGGTGTTAAATTTTCGTTGTAA
- the LOC140825127 gene encoding vacuolar protein sorting-associated protein 25 isoform X2: MQYLIAEGYTKRKSLQPVKETREKQIQLWKELILDFCRTQKIFTVGLEEDFPLFSNPGIERSLSHEAREAFLSALVSEGRAEWLDKGHRKCLILWHRIQDWADLILRFVKDNGFEDSVMTVEEIRSGVESRGTELHGMDRTILMRALKQLEHKGKLAIFKGTSADEEGVKFSL; the protein is encoded by the exons ATGCAGTATCTAATTGCTGAAGGATACACAAAAAGGAAAAG TTTGCAGCCGGTTAAAGAAACTAGGGAGAAGCAGATACAACTCTGGAAGGAGTTGATACTTGATTTCTGCAGAACTCAAAAAATCTTTACTGTTGGACTGGAAGAAGATTTCCCGTTGTTCAGTAATCCTGGTATTGAAA GATCTTTAAGTCATGAAGCCAGGGAGGCATTTCTGTCAGCCTTAGTTTCCGAAG GACGTGCAGAATGGTTAGATAAAGGTCACAGAAAATGTTTAATCCTTTGGCATCGGATCCAAGATTGGGCTGACTTGATATTGCGCTTC GTGAAGGATAATGGATTTGAGGACAGTGTCATGACGGTTGAGGAAATACGTTCAGGGGTCGAGTCTCGAGGGACAG AGCTTCATGGAATGGACCGCACAATTCTAATGCGAGCCTTGAAGCAGCTAGAGCATAAGGGGAAGCTTGCCATCTTCAAAGGAACGTCAGCAGACGAGGAGGGTGTTAAATTTTCGTTGTAA